A genomic region of Conger conger chromosome 6, fConCon1.1, whole genome shotgun sequence contains the following coding sequences:
- the LOC133130029 gene encoding neuronal acetylcholine receptor subunit alpha-3-like isoform X1: MCSEAEHRLFSVIFAKYNQYIRPVANVSDPVIVQFEVSMSQLVKVDEVNQIMETNLWLRHIWNDYKLRWDPKEFGGVEFIRVPSNRIWKPDIVLYNNAVGDFQVDDKTKALLRYNGDVTWIPPAIFKSSCKIDVTYFPFDYQNCTMKFGSWTYDKAKIDLVLIGSTINLKDFWESGEWTIIDAPGYKHDIKYNCCEEIYPDITYSLYIRRLPLFYTINMIIPCLLISFLTVLVFYLPSDCGEKVTLCISVLLSLTVFLLVITETIPSTSLVIPLIGEYLLFTMIFVTLSIVITVFVLNVHYRTPKTHTMPHWVRGVFLGFLPRVMFMTRPQRDPAKMGPSRLLISTELSNLNNLSAVPAKAGSGFLCREGRCNCCWRQRTTKLPVDGGGGGTIGGGGGEGSPCSSSESLDGGLLTLTALSPEVREAIESVKYIAENMRLQNEAKEVQDDWKYVAMVIDRIFLWVFILVCILGTAGLFLQPLLLGEDV, from the exons ATGTGTTCAGAAGCAGAACACAGGCTGTTCtctgtcatctttgccaagTACAACCAGTACATCCGCCCAGTGGCCAACGTCTCTGATCCTGTCATTGTACAGTTTGAGGTGTCCATGTCCCAGCTGGTGAAAGTG GATGAAGTGAATCAGATCATGGAGACCAATTTGTGGTTGAGGCAT ATTTGGAATGACTACAAACTTAGATGGGATCCAAAGGAGTTTGGAGGCGTGGAGTTCATTAGAGTGCCTTCAAATCGAATCTGGAAACCGGATATTGTTCTCTACAATAA TGCAGTCGGGGACTTCCAGGTTGATGACAAGACCAAGGCCTTGTTGCGCTACAATGGTGATGTGACCTGGATCCCGCCTGCCATCTTTAAGAGctcctgcaagattgatgtcACCTACTTCCCCTTCGACTACCAGAACTGCACCATGAAGTTTGGCTCCTGGACCTACGACAAGGCCAAGATTGACTTGGTCCTAATTGGGTCCACCATCAATCTGAAGGACTTCTGGGAGAGCGGGGAGTGGACGATCATCGATGCTCCGGGCTACAAGCACGACATCAAGTACAACTGCTGTGAGGAGATCTACCCCGACATCACCTACTCGCTCTACATCCGCCGCCTCCCTCTCTTCTACACCATCAACATGATCATCCCGTGCCTGCTCATCTCCTTCCTGACCGTGCTGGTCTTCTACCTGCCCTCGGACTGCGGCGAGAAGGTCACCCTGTGCATCTCCGTCCTCCTCTCGCTGACTGTGTTCCTGCTGGTCATCACCGAGACCATCCCCTCCACCTCTCTGGTCATCCCGCTCATCGGAGAGTACCTGCTCTTCACCATGATCTTCGTCACGCTCTCCATCGTCATCACCGTCTTCGTGCTCAATGTGCACTACCGCACGCCCAAAACTCACACCATGCCCCACTGGGTGCGCGGCGTCTTCCTGGGCTTCCTCCCCAGGGTGATGTTCATGACCCGGCCCCAGCGGGACCCTGCTAAGATGGGCCCCTCT CGCCTGCTGATAAGCACCGAGCTCTCCAACCTCAACAATCTCAGCGCCGTTCCCGCCAAGGCTGGGTCCGGCTTCCTGTGCCGGGAGGGCCGCTGCAACTGTTGCTGGCGCCAGAGGACCACCAAACTGCCGGtggatggtggtggtggagggaccatcggtggaggaggaggagaaggtagTCCTTGCTCCAGTTCCGAGTCCTTGGACGGAGGGCTCTTGACGCTCACCGCCCTCTCCCCAGAGGTGAGAGAGGCCATTGAGAGTGTGAAGTACATCGCTGAGAACATGAGACTGCAGAACGAGGCTAAGGAG GTGCAGGACGACTGGAAGTACGTCGCCATGGTGATTGACAGGATCTTCCTGTGGGTGTTCATTTTGGTGTGCATTCTGGGAACCGCCGGCCTGTTCCTCCAGCCCCTCTTGCTGGGGGAGGATGTATAA
- the LOC133130029 gene encoding neuronal acetylcholine receptor subunit alpha-3-like isoform X2, which translates to MCSEAEHRLFSVIFAKYNQYIRPVANVSDPVIVQFEVSMSQLVKVDEVNQIMETNLWLRHIWNDYKLRWDPKEFGGVEFIRVPSNRIWKPDIVLYNNAVGDFQVDDKTKALLRYNGDVTWIPPAIFKSSCKIDVTYFPFDYQNCTMKFGSWTYDKAKIDLVLIGSTINLKDFWESGEWTIIDAPGYKHDIKYNCCEEIYPDITYSLYIRRLPLFYTINMIIPCLLISFLTVLVFYLPSDCGEKVTLCISVLLSLTVFLLVITETIPSTSLVIPLIGEYLLFTMIFVTLSIVITVFVLNVHYRTPKTHTMPHWVRGVFLGFLPRVMFMTRPQRDPAKMGPSAQFLPPPPCTLHIAGSLLPQKQKNLNTGLHPRQRLLISTELSNLNNLSAVPAKAGSGFLCREGRCNCCWRQRTTKLPVDGGGGGTIGGGGGEGSPCSSSESLDGGLLTLTALSPEVREAIESVKYIAENMRLQNEAKEVQDDWKYVAMVIDRIFLWVFILVCILGTAGLFLQPLLLGEDV; encoded by the exons ATGTGTTCAGAAGCAGAACACAGGCTGTTCtctgtcatctttgccaagTACAACCAGTACATCCGCCCAGTGGCCAACGTCTCTGATCCTGTCATTGTACAGTTTGAGGTGTCCATGTCCCAGCTGGTGAAAGTG GATGAAGTGAATCAGATCATGGAGACCAATTTGTGGTTGAGGCAT ATTTGGAATGACTACAAACTTAGATGGGATCCAAAGGAGTTTGGAGGCGTGGAGTTCATTAGAGTGCCTTCAAATCGAATCTGGAAACCGGATATTGTTCTCTACAATAA TGCAGTCGGGGACTTCCAGGTTGATGACAAGACCAAGGCCTTGTTGCGCTACAATGGTGATGTGACCTGGATCCCGCCTGCCATCTTTAAGAGctcctgcaagattgatgtcACCTACTTCCCCTTCGACTACCAGAACTGCACCATGAAGTTTGGCTCCTGGACCTACGACAAGGCCAAGATTGACTTGGTCCTAATTGGGTCCACCATCAATCTGAAGGACTTCTGGGAGAGCGGGGAGTGGACGATCATCGATGCTCCGGGCTACAAGCACGACATCAAGTACAACTGCTGTGAGGAGATCTACCCCGACATCACCTACTCGCTCTACATCCGCCGCCTCCCTCTCTTCTACACCATCAACATGATCATCCCGTGCCTGCTCATCTCCTTCCTGACCGTGCTGGTCTTCTACCTGCCCTCGGACTGCGGCGAGAAGGTCACCCTGTGCATCTCCGTCCTCCTCTCGCTGACTGTGTTCCTGCTGGTCATCACCGAGACCATCCCCTCCACCTCTCTGGTCATCCCGCTCATCGGAGAGTACCTGCTCTTCACCATGATCTTCGTCACGCTCTCCATCGTCATCACCGTCTTCGTGCTCAATGTGCACTACCGCACGCCCAAAACTCACACCATGCCCCACTGGGTGCGCGGCGTCTTCCTGGGCTTCCTCCCCAGGGTGATGTTCATGACCCGGCCCCAGCGGGACCCTGCTAAGATGGGCCCCTCTGCCCAGTTCCTGCCTCCCCCGCCCTGCACTCTGCACATCGCCGGCTCCCTCCTGCCCCAGAAGCAGAAGAACCTGAACACCGGGCTCCACCCCCGGCAGCGCCTGCTGATAAGCACCGAGCTCTCCAACCTCAACAATCTCAGCGCCGTTCCCGCCAAGGCTGGGTCCGGCTTCCTGTGCCGGGAGGGCCGCTGCAACTGTTGCTGGCGCCAGAGGACCACCAAACTGCCGGtggatggtggtggtggagggaccatcggtggaggaggaggagaaggtagTCCTTGCTCCAGTTCCGAGTCCTTGGACGGAGGGCTCTTGACGCTCACCGCCCTCTCCCCAGAGGTGAGAGAGGCCATTGAGAGTGTGAAGTACATCGCTGAGAACATGAGACTGCAGAACGAGGCTAAGGAG GTGCAGGACGACTGGAAGTACGTCGCCATGGTGATTGACAGGATCTTCCTGTGGGTGTTCATTTTGGTGTGCATTCTGGGAACCGCCGGCCTGTTCCTCCAGCCCCTCTTGCTGGGGGAGGATGTATAA